From ANME-2 cluster archaeon:
TTTTTGCCATATTGTTTTCACCTGGTGTGTAGATATACACTACAATATTAAAACATTATTCTCAATGGGAGAAAAAGTGACTTTTTCTGAAAACGGAACTGTTTTTCATTACCGTCAACTTCGATACGGATATTATCCAAAACTTAAATAATGATATACCCTGTTAATTTCATAGAATGTATATAATGGACAGTGATAGTCCAAAGGAAACTTTAATAAATAAGACCTTTGATTATTTAAATCGTCTTCCCCAGGATAAAGTTCTTGAAGTCGCAGAATTCGTTGAATTTCTCTATCAGAAACATGAAGAGTATATTTTGAAACGTGGAATTCAAAAGGTCATATCCGATTCTAAATCGTTTCAATTTTTGGAAGAAGAAGAGGAACTCTATACTTTAAATGATTTAAAAATGCGGTTCAAATGAACAAAGGCGACATTATTATATCAATATCCTATACAATATTAAATATTTGTAAAATGATTATGTAATCAACTGATTTATCAAAATGTTGCTCCATTTTTAGCGCTACGATTGTTATGTTGTATCAAGATATCCCATATGATGCACACAACCCTATTCGCCTTCAATAACTATTCCTGTACTCAAAGTACAAGGTCTTAATTATACTTAAACAAAACGATTTTTCGCTTTAAATCCTGTTAAATATTAATTTACATTGCACCTATATTTAGGCGTACCAAAACATATAAGTATATTTAGGTCAACCTAAATATACCAGAAACAAAAGGTGAACACTATGATACCAAGTTTTATAATAACATTCAGAGAAGGTCTGGAAGCCTTCCTGATAGTGGGAATTATCCTGGCCTACTTAACCCGGACCCAACAGGAACAATTGAAGAAATATGTCTATTATGGCACATTCGCCGCAATCGTTGCCAGCCTGTTGGCAGCGGCAGCCTTTAACATGCTGGCAATACAGTTCGCAGGCCGGAACGAAGAACTGTTCGAAGGTATAGTCATGCTGCTGGCCGCTGCTGTACTGACCAGTATGATCATCTGGATGCTCAAGGAATCAGCACACATCAAGGGTGACATTTAGCGCAAGGCTAGCCAGTCCGCCACTACCGGACTTGCTGTGCTGGCCTTTGTTTCGGTGTTCAGGGAAGGCTTGGAAACCGTACTGTTCCTCGGAGCAGCAGCCCTGGGAGCAGAGCGCAGCACTGACGTGCTCCTTGGCGGTGTTGCCGGACTTGCGGTGTCACTGGTCGTTACCTATGCACTATTCAAGTCTACCGTGAACCTTGAGATAAGGGTATTCTTCAAGGTGACCAGTGTTTTCCTGATATTGTTCGCAGCAGGCCTGACCGCCCATGGAGTTCATGAACTCCAGGAAGCTGCAGTTGTTCCTGTAATTGTCGAACATGTGTGGGATACCAACGGCATACTGGACGAGAATAGTACTGCCGGCAGCCTGGCCAGGAGCTTGCTGGGATACAATGGCAATCCCTCCCTGCTCGAAGTACTCTCCTATGCAGGGTATTACCTGGCCGCGTACCTGTTCTACCGTTACACGACCAGGAAAGATACGAGCTCGGGGTAATGCCGGGTAATTCTGGCACGTCCTTGTCATCGAGGTTGACTGATAGTGGTACCCGATATTGCAAGGCTTACCAGGCTCAGCCCTGCTGCGCCAATGAACACGGCATTGAATCCCCATACATTGGACACCACACCGCCAAAGAGAGCTCCCGTTATCATGGAAAGGCTGATGACCGAATTGAGATAACCTGCAGCTGTGGCTTTATCCGTGTTGCGCTGCAGGAGCAGTTCGGTGGAGCCCACAAGCAGGAAGGACCAGGAAAGGGCTACCAGGAACATGGCGGGAATGATGTGAAAATATGTCGAAGCCGGAAGCAGGCTCAAAAAAGCGGCCACCGACAGCATATACCCTATCTTTACAATCCGCTCCATATTCAGGCCGTCCATCCGGCGCATCATAAAAAACTGCATCAGGGGGTTAATGGAATACAGGATACCTATCCAGAATTTATCTGCACCGAGGCTTACCAGGTATAGGGGAAATATAGTCCAGCATCCAACAGCTCCCGTGTGCCGTAAAAAGAAGGTCAGGTAGATATTCCAGTTATTCTTTATTGTGGCTATTGAGAAATAATCCACTTTGACACGTTGTACGTTCACGTTGGGCATTTTCGCTGCTAACATAAATGAGATGAGCAGCATGAGCGAACTGACCACGAAAATGGGAGCATAGTCCCCGATAATACCTGCTCCGAAAAAACCTGCAGCCCAGCCAAGGGCGCCAAAGGAACTGAACTTGCCAATGCTGCGCTTGAGCCCGTAAACATGCATGATAAGAGCTGCCGGGTACATGCCTACGCAAATTCCCAACACACCCCTGATAATGGCCAGGCTGAGCGGGTCATAAGCGAACAGCTGGAGAGAATACGCCACTGCCGAACAGGCAAGTCCGACAAGGAGCATTTTTTTGATATCCCAGGTATCGGCAACTTTGCTGAAAAAAGATGATGAGACAAAGAGACATGCGCCGTACACGCTCATAATGATGCCCACCTGGGTGTAGTTCGCGCCCATATCCCCGGCCAGCAGGGGGATGAACAACATGGACATCATTATAGATGTGTTCGTGAAAAACTGGATGGAGTTGAGCTTCATTCTGGGTGTAAATAGACGTGGGGTCTATTTCAAAGTATGCTGGTGATACTTCAATGGCTGTGATGATAATGTGCAGCCGGCATGAGCGAGTAGAATGCCCGTGACACTACTTCGTTCAGTGCCGGATGGATATCCATTCCATCCAGAATGGGATGTGCACTCTGCTGGGGAGTGTACATAAGAGATATTATCTCATGGATCAGGACAGAAGCATGCGGGCCAATGATATGTGCCCCTAATATCCTGTACGTGTGCACCTCCACAATGACCTTGACAAAATAATCCTTCGCGTTCATCGCCATACCTTTGGCAGTATCCTCATATCGTTGAAAACCGATGAGTACCCTGTCCTCACCCAGCGTATCAATGGCCTCTTTTTCCCTTAATCCCACGCTGGCAATTTCTGGATATGAAAAAACCGCGTGGGGTACTGCATGGTAGTCTGCCTTTACTTTTTTCCCCAATACTGCATTATAATAAACGAGAGATGATTCATAGTTGGCAACATGTTTGAACAGGTATTTTCCATTGGCATCTCCGAACGCCCAGATGTTTGGCTGTGTGGTCTCAAGGTATTCGTTCACCACTATCCATCCATTACCATCAGTTTTTATTCCTCCCTTTTCAGGATGCAGGATATCGGTATTGGGTCCCCTGCCGGTCGCAACGAGGACCTCATGTGCATCCACTATGACCTCCTTACCGCTGGTCCTGTCCTTTGCAATAACCTTTTTCAAACCGTCAGCACCCGTGGTAACCTCGATGACTTCATGGTCTGTGACCAGGTCAAGATATCCTGACATTACTTTCTTCGCCAGTGCTGAAACCTCTGGTTCTTCTTCGGGAATGAACTGGGGATTCCTCCCTATGATAGTTACCTTTGAACCCATAGCAGAAAAGAAATGACCGTACTCGGCTGCAATGTATCCGCCACCTATGATCACAATACTCTCAGGGAGAGCGGTCATGGCAAGCACCGTATCGCTTGTAAGATAGGATACCGTATCCAATCCCTTTACCGGGGGTACCAGGGTCTTTGAACCGGTGCAGAGAAATATCATTTTTGAAGTGATGGTCTCGCTGCCGACTTTTAATGTATAGGGAGCAACGAATTGTGCAACTTCGGGATAATACTCTATGTTCTTATCATCTGAGAGTCCCTTGCGTATCATATCGACGCTTTCTGATATATGGGTCCTCATCCTTTCCATTACATTCCCAAAATCAATGTTCTTTATTTCCACATCAATGCCAAAGGTACCGGCAGTCCCTATCTCCCGTATGAGCTCTGCCGGATAGAGAAGTAATTTTGATGGTATGCAACCCCGCGTAAGGCATATCCCACCTGGTTCATCCTTATCGATAACTGCAATTTTCCATTCAGGATTCACCTGTAGTAGCGAACCAATAATGTTCATTGCAGAACCAGTTCCAATTACGATAAGATCATACTGTTTCATTTCATCAAACCCCTTAATGAACACATTACGTTTTTTGTACATAGCTGTTTCTAAGATCGGATCTGTTAAGAATGATAATATCCGGTCTAATCAAGATACGAACAGTTCAGACTATCCGGTCACTCTGGCAGTATCCGGTAAAAATCGCACGTACGGTTCAAAAAAGAAGGAGAACGAGCAACCGTTCTCCTTATCGATCGGTGTTCAGGAACTTTGTAAATGATTGTATGTTCCTTACTCGAATTTTCCTGACATCTACTTCGTTTTCCTGAAACCTTCCAGCAGATTGTCCATCAACTCAGGTGCCCTGTCCTTCATGCCGAAACCGACAATTATCGCAATGCTTAACCCTAATCCTAATGCAATTCCCCAGGCGAACGCGTCAGCAATGACATAGAAGATGCCTATGTTCACTCGTAGCTTATCAAGGGTTATCATCATCACGATAAAGTATAGAACCAGTTTCACGACCATTGATAGTACCTGAATATAAGCAATGCCCATGGATTCTCCCATGTTTTTCAGGATATCACCGATAAAATCAGCAATTATCAAACCGATAAGCAGGATCAACATTGCTGCAAATACATTGGGCAGGTAATTAACAAGCTGCTGGATTATTGAATTGACCACGGGTATATTCAAGTAATCCGCTGCGATCATAATAGCTATCAGATAAATGAACCACCTGACCACGATACCGAACAAACCTAAAACGGTCGTGCCTGCGGCTTCTACTGCCTTTTCAATGACAGAACCTCTTAATGTCTTGTCCAGTCCAGCCTTTTCTACGATCTTGCTCGCTGCATTTCCCAATACCTTTCCCAGGATAAGTCCCACAATTATCGCCAGTGCAGCCATGAATATATTCGGTATCATACTTCCTATTGTACCTATTATTGAACTAAGTGTAGCCAAAATATCACCTGACCTTCGATATTCTTTTACATCATATTAATTTTACCGCAATAAGGCACGTAAAAAGAACTGAGCAGGATATGGGTGTGTGTATTCAAAAGCTGTTGTTAGCCGCGTGTTTTGTCTATCCGCTTACTTTCACCACTATTTGTTCCATGAGAAATGAACCCCGTCAACAATAAGTTAAAATATCAAGGAGCGTAAACGTAACAATCCAGATGAAAACGGATTACCTGAAAAACAAATCTGGAATTAAGATGCTGTTTCCCTTAATTATTGTCGTTCTTATCATCATCTCATTATTTGTCGCTTTTTCTCATGAACCACCATCACGCTCGGTTGTCATATACACCTCGGTTGACCAGGTATATTCAGAACCCATATTCAAAGAGTTTGAAGCACAGACCGGTATAAAGGTCCTCCCTGTTTATGACGTGGAAGCCACCAAGACCACAGGTCTGGTGAACCGCCTGATCGCAGAAAAAAATCGACCGCTTGCGGATGTTTTCTGGAATGGGGAATTTACCCGGACCATCCTCTTAAAGTAAGAAGGAGTGCTGGCCCCCTACCAGTCTGCATCGGCCAACGATATTCCCACACGGTATATTGACCCGGAAGGCTACTGGACCGGCTTTGGTGGCCGCGCGAGAATAGTGCTGGTCAATACAAACCTGGTTCCAGCTGACGAATACCCGAAATCCATCTTTGACCTGCCCAACCGCAGCAGGGTTGGTATCGCTTATCCCATGTTCGGCACCTCAGCCACCCATGCTGCGGCCCTGTACGCAACTCTCGGGCCCGATGAAGCAAGAGACCTCTTTTCAAACCTGCAGTCCGGTGGCGTACGGGTAGTGGATGGCAATTCTGTTGTCAGGGAC
This genomic window contains:
- a CDS encoding FTR1 family protein, which produces MIPSFIITFREGLEAFLIVGIILAYLTRTQQEQLKKYVYYGTFAAIVASLLAAAAFNMLAIQFAGRNEELFEGIVMLLAAAVLTSMIIWMLKESAHIKGDI
- a CDS encoding FTR1 family protein, giving the protein MFREGLETVLFLGAAALGAERSTDVLLGGVAGLAVSLVVTYALFKSTVNLEIRVFFKVTSVFLILFAAGLTAHGVHELQEAAVVPVIVEHVWDTNGILDENSTAGSLARSLLGYNGNPSLLEVLSYAGYYLAAYLFYRYTTRKDTSSG
- a CDS encoding MFS transporter; the protein is MKLNSIQFFTNTSIMMSMLFIPLLAGDMGANYTQVGIIMSVYGACLFVSSSFFSKVADTWDIKKMLLVGLACSAVAYSLQLFAYDPLSLAIIRGVLGICVGMYPAALIMHVYGLKRSIGKFSSFGALGWAAGFFGAGIIGDYAPIFVVSSLMLLISFMLAAKMPNVNVQRVKVDYFSIATIKNNWNIYLTFFLRHTGAVGCWTIFPLYLVSLGADKFWIGILYSINPLMQFFMMRRMDGLNMERIVKIGYMLSVAAFLSLLPASTYFHIIPAMFLVALSWSFLLVGSTELLLQRNTDKATAAGYLNSVISLSMITGALFGGVVSNVWGFNAVFIGAAGLSLVSLAISGTTISQPR
- a CDS encoding dihydrolipoyl dehydrogenase; amino-acid sequence: MKQYDLIVIGTGSAMNIIGSLLQVNPEWKIAVIDKDEPGGICLTRGCIPSKLLLYPAELIREIGTAGTFGIDVEIKNIDFGNVMERMRTHISESVDMIRKGLSDDKNIEYYPEVAQFVAPYTLKVGSETITSKMIFLCTGSKTLVPPVKGLDTVSYLTSDTVLAMTALPESIVIIGGGYIAAEYGHFFSAMGSKVTIIGRNPQFIPEEEPEVSALAKKVMSGYLDLVTDHEVIEVTTGADGLKKVIAKDRTSGKEVIVDAHEVLVATGRGPNTDILHPEKGGIKTDGNGWIVVNEYLETTQPNIWAFGDANGKYLFKHVANYESSLVYYNAVLGKKVKADYHAVPHAVFSYPEIASVGLREKEAIDTLGEDRVLIGFQRYEDTAKGMAMNAKDYFVKVIVEVHTYRILGAHIIGPHASVLIHEIISLMYTPQQSAHPILDGMDIHPALNEVVSRAFYSLMPAAHYHHSH